TCCGCCTTTCTCTTCCCGCGCTTTTTCTCAGATCGCCGATTCCGATTAGATCTGACGGGTTGCGGCGGTGATCGGGGAGCGGCGGCGAGGAGGGATCAGGACGACGCGGGAGGCGAAACGAGTCGTTTTGAGGTTGGGTCGAGGCTCGACCCCTCTATCATTCGTCTCTGtgatcttttttgtttttctttaaatgatacaaaaaaaattgaaaaaggaaacaaaatcGGTGAAATTAAATTGAAATTGTATTTATGTGAATGtgagagaagaagagggaaatgaaatgaagctcgcgctctctctctctctctctctctctctctctctctctctctgtatcGAAATGAAGCTCAAATGAAACCCAAATGCAGATTTGGGCTCTCCCCGGTGGCTCCGCCGAGTCAACATCGTGGATGACCGACACGTGTCGATCCAGCTGGCTTGTTTTGGACTGTTCAACCTCTACTACAGACTCTCTTGGTTGGCCCCTACGATTCCAAAATTTTctgttgtttttcttttttgataagAATATTATGAGCCGAgttcttgttctttgttttctttttggtgGGGAGTTCTTGTTCTTTGTTGGGTTCTTTGTTTCTATGAATGAATAGAGTTTTGGTTCTATTGGTCAAAGAATGCAGCCTCTCCAGAAGAGAAGGCTAACAGAAACTTGTTAGAGAGGTTTCTGTTAGAGAGGAGTGTAGGTGTAGGCAATTTGCTGCGAGttcgtataaaaaaaaattgttgtgaGTTTATTTGGTCCAAGAATCACAGCATGGATTTGTTCAGCTTTTTTGAATGTGGACTTAGAGAATTTGACCATGTTATAGGACTCTTATTCTATTTATGTAGTGGGTGACTCTCACAAAAGAATTGAGAAAGAAAGATGATGTTCAATAGTGGGTGACTAGGGGAGATTTCAAGTCAAtaattgaagcagtgaaacaAGATGGTTAAAGTGTTAAAGAGACTAGTGAGGGTTCGCCACTAGTTATGATTACATTAGTTTTAAACATGTATGTATTTCAAACTAATATTGTGTCGGATGCTATTGTTAATTAGTCTTGGTAATTCTAGTGATTCCACATATGAATTGATAGAGGTAGACTTCTATGTTTCTTTTGTGACATTGTAAACTTTGGTAGGACTACCAGACACTAGTATATAGACATATTTTCTTCTCGCAAAATAATGGATGACTAAGTTATGTGATGAGAAATTGAACTATCACAACATTCTGTTTTTGAGTAAAGAACTATCACAAGATTCAATCAAAAATGATAAAGAAAAGTAATTAAATAGCCCTAACTAGTAGGCCTGTTGGGCCGTTTATTCCTTGTTGTCTGTTGGATGTTGGGCTTTCTTGTTGTTTAAGAATCTTTTGCCAAAGCAAAAATAACGTAAACTAATCAGGTAGTGCCAACTGCCAAGAACTCTAATACACCATTACACCTAGCGAACCTGCCTAGACAGCGACTTCTATTATTGGACGTCAAATGTAAACTGCTCTACGTTGACAGATGTCGTTAGCTAGTAAACTGGAGAGCTTCAGTTGAGCAAGTTTGAAATTGAGAAAAAAGCACCAATAGTTCTTGAACTCTTGTGCGCAGACCACTTTAATACCCGAACTCATAGAGCTATTAATGTAGTACCTGAATTCTTAATTTGCTATCAAACACATACTTCTGTCAAATTAACCTAACGGATCCGTTAGATATCCGATGCAGCAAGCATGTGCACGAGCAAATGACCGAAATAGCCCTCAATTTCTATTTGAAAGgttaattattgaattatatAATCATAGAACGTAAATTtctccctcttcttcttctcttcttacTGTTAGGCCACGTTTGGTAACCAGGAAAGTAGACATGGAAAAGGAAAGTGCTTCCTTTCTTGAATTTGGGAATCCAAGAAAAATGGGGGGAAAAGGAAATTGGttctaaaatgaaaagaaaattgggTGGAAAACGTTTCCCTCCCCACCCCGTGGAaacatttttcatttcttggttGATTTCAATTCCTTTCCATTCTAGTTACCAAACGTGGCATTATATCATTCTTTCCGCAGAAAATCCCAGCACAAATCCATCCTATTTCTTCCTTCAAATCCAAAACTATTCAAACACACGGCAAGCAAGCCATGATATTCAATTATACATATGTAAGCTCTCAACATACAAAGACAAAATGTTCCCTTCAAACCATAAACACACAATCTGAGTTTCTAATTGCAATTTTGCCCCAAAATCATTCCAAATCCATCCTCCCCCATCTGAATCCACATCATGCTTGTTGTCCTAACTGTTGGGAGAACCACCGTTTAACCCAAAACACCAATAATCGACTCCAACGACATATACTAGTAATGAGCTAGGTCTGAATAGGTGGTTGGGCGAGTGAGTGGCTTGAGAAAGAGAGGGGTTTGgggtttttgttcttttgtagAGTTTACGGGTTTACGATTTCTAAGATGGTTGGGAATTTAATTTGGAGAGAGGCTTTTAACACGAGTATAGAACATGAGGCTTCTCAAACCCAGTTTCCTTATGACTTGAACTTTATTGATTTATCTTTGTACTTCAGTTTTGGTTCATTCTGGGTTCAAGATCATACTGGATTGAAGGGATGGAGTTTATAAATATAGTGTGAAGCAGGAAAACGAACACGAAGAAAAGAGGGAAGAAGGAAAACGTAAATTTTGTTGTCATTTGTGGTGAAAGACATGTccaccttttatgttttcTATCTTTAACGGATCCTTTAGGTTAATTTGACAGAAGTATGTGTTTGATAACAAATTAAGAATTCAGGCACCACGTTGATAGTTTTGTGAGTTCGGGTATCAAAATGGCATGCCCACAAGAATTCAGGGACTGGTGGTGCATTTTTCTCTTTGAAGTTGGAACAAATTTgggaaaatttattatatgtaACCAATACATAATTTATTTAACGTACTTCTTTAATATTATTAGTCTATttttactatatttatttctaattagttactcatatttaaataatttttttatctttcaccgcgtgcatgttTACTATACTATTGAGTAATATAATTGGTTAGAtacaccacatgacagtgTCACGTAGTGTTCCgggtacacataataattactctAAATCTAGGAATTAGATGAATTTCCAAGTCAACGTACTTCAAGTTTACTGATCACTCTCTGATGCTGCCATGCATATAGCGAACTGGACGAGAGCATATAGATACCATTACTTCCAAGCTcgatcttttttatttttctgatgGTGGTAGACCGGTAGTTGCTCCATTTTGAACCACGGAGCTCTTTAATCTTGGTCTGTAAAGTATATATGCTATAAAAGATAAAGAGGAGGATGTAAAGCTCGGTTCagttaattgattaattagttCTCACTTTGAAGAGTTCGGAATGGACCAATACAGTAGTAGCAGTACTTCCAGCATTATATATGTACGTTTAACCAGACGAATCTAGGTGGGAATTGAAAATAATCGACCAACACTTCCAGATGCAAAACACCTTTAATATAAATAGATGGTGGATTGGTGGAATTCACTTTAAAGCACTACAGCATGCAGTTTTGGAACTCATGCCAATGATGCcattctgtttaatttagatGTTTTAGAATCTTCAACAAGGGCCAAAGCTAAAGCCAAATATGGATAATCATTGTAAATTATcagaaagtaaaagaaaaataagaaataacaataatacatatatatatatgtatatatgatatatctcGGCGACATTaccgatatatatatatatattccataaTGTCTTTATATGCTGCATGCAATTTAAATAGATATTGATCTTCTCTCTTCTATATCTactaaaaaactaaaatctGTCGAGCCTACTAAAGTTGAGTTTCTGAAACAGTTAATTTTCTCTGTGGCTAGCTAGATACGATCTTTTTGAACTTGCATGAGATCGAGCGAGGAAAGTCGAGCGTATGTATTGTGTATCACTcaactttcatttcatttacCCGTCTAACTGTCTGTGAAACCAATTTCCAATTAGTTTTGAAGATTTTATATGCTGTAGTTCCAGGATATATACgaaatacacacacacacacacattagcctaatattaataattaagGTAAGATACACATAGGCATCTATCTTCATCAATTGAGCTCGTACGCCCGTCATCGTCTTTGATATGCACTCCCTGCTGAACTTAGCTCTGTAGAGTACTGCTCCACTGGTTAAGCGTGGCCAGGCGGTCGCCCGGAGTTGCCAGATCTCCTGTATGATAAAGAAAAGAGTGAGAAATACGTCCAAGTAGTAATTGATCGAAGTCTCTAAACTAAGGTGAAGGCCTCTGTTCTAATTAGGGTTGTTTGCtttatgcatatatttacTTCGTTAGGACCAAGATACGTACCGTCATGTGTCTCGATCGTTCATTGTTTTGATTGCAGTATTTAGTGATTCTAGTTGCGTTGTAGTTTAAATACAGACTGATCAATTGCATGCCTAGATCGAGCTAATAAGGTAATTGCAGCCTATTTGCTGTTTATTTTCATACTAACGTACTATCGCAGCTCGCGATTCTTATTCTCAAGTATCCTGAGCCCTAATAAAGGCGAAATGCTGAAGGAGAAAGAGAACACAAGATGGAACATTATTTAGCCAATTAGCCTTAAACAAGCATCACTAAGATATGGAATGGAATAAAGTGAAGATACATActttatttctcttttgtCCAAGTGAGAAAATATATGGGAGATAAATAACTGTACCTAAATATGCTTAAACTGTTTGCAACAAATCCAAGGAACGGTTTATTTTCCATAACGATGACCAATGGAACAATTCAAGCATGAGAGGGCATCTTAGTGACTTAGTTTAcatcaatgttttaaaaagcgaAGACGTACTCTAAGACATTTTCTTGAAAGTCTTGAGCAATAAAACTTGAGGTGCATTAGACGTAAGtcttatgttataaaaaaattagtagttaaatatgtaaatatataattatacacgtacaaaaaaacaaatatatataagaacttatcaatttattacattttgatataatgaaattccTAATCTAAACATTTTGTATAGTTTTCATCAATTTAAACAcacaatatataaaaatataaaaatatatctaAAACGATTATTTTTAAGGCATAGTAAAATGCGTGAAAACGTAGCTATAAACGTAAAATGCGTAAGCTTCATTGCCTAGACCGAAAAACATATGCGTTATGTAAGTaactttaaaatttttaagCATCAGATGAGTCTTGAGacgagttttttaaaacattagtTTGCATGTTTATTcgttttaataatttaattctTTGTACACTTCATTGTGGGTGCCCTAAACATAAAAGTTTCTCTGAGATTTATGCACATGAAAGACAAACAGTCAAACAAGATCAAGAATCCGTGTTAAAATTAAACCTAAAAAACTAGCTTGATTGGGTgaagaaaggaagaaattCATTTTATCCACACGTACATTTCAGTCTAGTTGCGGGTTGCGACGGAAAATAGAATATGTGAATgagcattatatatattttcagatcGGAAATGAGATCCAACAAGCTTTTGATGAATGTCCTCACGTACTCTTATTCACCGTTGCCGATCGATTCTATAAAACCACATATAagggaacatatatatatatatatatatatatatatatatatagtctggTACCTGTTGTGAATAGGATCCGGGCCATTTGGAACTCTTCTTTTGCTCATATAGTTGAGATCCAGCTCCGGATGAACAAGTTTCTGATCTTCGGGCTTCATACTCGTACCTGAAAACTGATACGATGAAGCTGATGATGGGGTCATATGTGTACTCTTTGTTGACCCTATGCCTCCTTGAGCTTGATCAGTAGAAGTCGAGTCTAGCGTAGCAACCAACAAAACCAAGATAAAGCCTACCACCATGGCTGTTCCCAACAGTACCTTAACAAAGCAAGAAGAAACACGATcgttgtaacgaccctaaaatttcgagcttcaaaactcaaaatcttaggatcgttaaacacaaaaataatctcaaataaaccgaaatcattttaatgtcgcagcggatcatttctgagttctcaatacaactcagacaaccaattattacaacccaaattataatccatacacaaaatggaaatgtaataattctcacaaatcactcacaaatctcacaaatgaaaatacacaaatcctcacacacgaatccatgctaaaatctcaccacaagtaggatccgaacgacttcgagcctctgtagtcgtcactcaaccaccactaatcagcacctgcagaattatcccctacaccatcgaattggtgcaccgggattgtaaacacaaacccggtaagcttatagctcgtatgagtaaaatcacaatacagttcgcatatcaatatatacgaaagatcacaacacaacaaatataaatgcccccatgagccaatggtcagcccatctggttgacccaaagaaataggaaatgaaaagctcatgaggaaattaagtaacccttctggttacccaatgcatttataatacgggtaccaagaacgctggtacacatctgttacccctctcgtaatacaccgttgatattggatagccacccgctacccaacatccaaaatacaccgagtacccatgagcagataaccacccgttacctcacatgcagtactaaggcagacagactagagctctaactgtatcgtaactttcgcccggccaaaggctaggttccgacttgccaaacacgcacaataatctcacatcatattgtgccaaaaatcaggtccgaagacaattcacattttaacaatctcaatgttaaaaatcacgtacaataatcccacatcatattgtaccacacatcacgtccgaagacaaatcacaatttttttttaacattctccgtgataaaatcatgtacaataatcactcatcatattgtacgttttaaaactttcacgatatcaccacaataaaaatcataacagtatattatatagcaaactatatatattcgtatttattaccatttatacaatatatacatagtccactatatcctatacatgtcatatttcataaacacctgaagaattacgtacaatattctcacatactcatgctcaattttccgtcaccgaaatgactatttttaatgcattaataacagtacgtaatttaatgaactatatatatattatgtacctattaccattatactatatatatgtagtccactaaattatatacatgttataattcatttgatacacACACATGccaaatgttgaatcaccacaagggtagattcgtaaattcagtgagattttactcaccttattgacttgagcgtaattcctcaatttccgataataatccctttcctcgatttagcgatcaccttaaaaagataaaacaagaatttagaatcgtttcgtaaacctttaaatgccaaaacagtaatatacggtactgttcagcaatttggttatacgaagttactgttcactgttcactattcacggttactgtacaatactccattaatacgtatttctgtacgtataaatatttaatacgtatttctgtacgtataaatattaaatacgtatttctgtacgtataaatattaaatacgtattttctgtacgtataaatattaatacgtatttctatacgtataaatattaatacgtatttctgtacgtataaatattaatacgtatttctgtacgtataaatattaatacgtatttctgtacgtatacgtacgatttaatgtaaatacaaattcagtaaataaaatttactaaattaccctttttacaatttactttttacatttactgaaagtaaattataattacatttaccgtaggtaaaacttaattacatttaccgcagtaaataaaaattacatttacgtttaccgtacacagtaaattaccaaaataccccttcattcaaaactaattacaccgcctcgtatggcggcgcgtgtggcacacgcgccacctccggccggcagcgcgtggggcccacgcgccgagcccaaaaccggcgcgtgtggcgccaccaccaccccaaaaccgtcctccttcctcccctcttcctccctccGCTCCTAAGCAGCCCTTACACCACCCCACGcctccccacgcgccgcctctaggcggcggtatctcctctcctcttcctcctccaatcccccaccaaaacaccacaaatCGATCCACaattacaacaacaacatcacaatgaCCAATCC
This is a stretch of genomic DNA from Argentina anserina chromosome 4, drPotAnse1.1, whole genome shotgun sequence. It encodes these proteins:
- the LOC126791656 gene encoding uncharacterized protein LOC126791656 is translated as MVVGFILVLLVATLDSTSTDQAQGGIGSTKSTHMTPSSASSYQFSGTSMKPEDQKLVHPELDLNYMSKRRVPNGPDPIHNRRSGNSGRPPGHA